A genome region from Methanobacterium spitsbergense includes the following:
- a CDS encoding NAD(P)-dependent alcohol dehydrogenase: MKIMKAVICTKYGPPEVLQLRKVEKPVPKDNEVLIKVYATTVHRGDTIMRSLNIPGRRWQVLLARIFLGIRKPKKAILGMELSGKIEVIGKDVRLFKEGDEVFASTVWAGFGGYAEYKCMPEDGTLAIKPANMTFEEAAVIPSGGITTLGIIRMANIQSGQKVLIYGASGSVGTFAVQLAKLLGAEVTGVCSTTNLEMVKSLGADKVIDYTEDDFTQKSEKYDVIFDAVAKIPPKQAKKSLKKTGIYLNIHISSDKIKTKNVISLLKDLKEIIEAGKIRAVIDRSYSIDQIVEAHRYVDKGHKKGNVVIIFEQ, from the coding sequence GTGAAAATCATGAAAGCAGTTATATGTACAAAATACGGCCCACCAGAAGTTCTTCAACTTAGAAAAGTGGAAAAACCTGTTCCCAAGGATAATGAAGTACTGATAAAAGTTTATGCGACAACAGTGCATAGGGGGGATACGATAATGCGTAGTTTAAATATCCCTGGTCGTCGCTGGCAAGTGCTTCTTGCAAGGATATTTTTAGGGATTAGAAAACCTAAAAAAGCTATACTGGGGATGGAGTTATCTGGGAAAATTGAAGTTATAGGCAAAGATGTGAGGCTGTTTAAGGAAGGAGACGAAGTTTTTGCATCAACAGTTTGGGCAGGTTTTGGAGGATATGCCGAATACAAATGTATGCCTGAAGACGGAACACTGGCAATAAAACCGGCCAACATGACATTTGAGGAAGCTGCTGTTATCCCTTCAGGAGGAATTACAACCTTGGGTATTATTAGAATGGCAAATATCCAGAGTGGACAGAAAGTTCTTATTTATGGTGCTTCAGGTAGTGTGGGGACATTTGCAGTACAGCTTGCCAAGTTACTGGGAGCAGAAGTTACAGGAGTTTGTAGTACCACTAATTTGGAAATGGTAAAATCATTAGGAGCCGATAAGGTGATTGATTATACGGAAGACGATTTTACCCAAAAAAGTGAAAAATATGATGTTATATTTGACGCTGTAGCTAAGATTCCACCTAAACAGGCCAAAAAATCTCTGAAGAAAACAGGAATCTATCTCAACATACATATTTCTTCAGATAAAATAAAGACAAAAAATGTTATCTCCCTTCTCAAGGATCTTAAAGAGATTATTGAGGCAGGGAAGATAAGAGCAGTTATTGATAGATCTTATTCCATAGATCAAATTGTCGAGGCCCACAGATATGTCGACAAAGGACATAAAAAGGGGAATGTAGTCATTATCTTTGAACAATAG
- a CDS encoding flavodoxin family protein, whose amino-acid sequence MENNVNGLKESLPMKSLLILYSYHHHNTEKVAKVFAKVLDAEIKTPKEIKPEELQKYDFIGFGSGIYSAKHDESLLNLADSLPRVTNKKAFIFSTAGITGKSKASNDHTTLREKLESKGYLIVDEFQCKGFNTNSFLKLFGGMNKGRPNDKDLKNAEDFALKVKENNIQKDN is encoded by the coding sequence ATGGAAAATAATGTAAATGGTCTCAAAGAATCGTTACCAATGAAATCTCTTTTGATATTGTACTCATACCATCACCATAACACTGAAAAAGTAGCTAAAGTATTCGCTAAAGTACTTGATGCAGAAATAAAAACGCCAAAGGAAATTAAACCTGAAGAACTTCAAAAATATGATTTCATAGGATTTGGTTCAGGAATATATAGTGCCAAACACGATGAATCTCTGCTTAACCTAGCAGATTCACTACCCCGAGTTACTAACAAAAAAGCATTCATTTTCTCTACAGCAGGAATAACAGGAAAATCTAAAGCTTCTAACGATCACACTACTCTCAGGGAAAAATTAGAATCTAAAGGCTACCTAATTGTTGATGAATTTCAATGTAAAGGTTTTAATACCAATAGTTTTCTTAAGCTTTTTGGGGGAATGAATAAGGGCAGACCCAATGATAAAGACCTTAAAAATGCAGAAGACTTTGCTTTGAAAGTAAAAGAAAACAACATACA